Within the Arachis duranensis cultivar V14167 chromosome 10, aradu.V14167.gnm2.J7QH, whole genome shotgun sequence genome, the region TTTCTGACTTCTAAGTTCTAATTTGCACCTATTTTTGCCATGGCAGAATGAGTAACTTTAAGAACATTTTTTGtgtatatcttttattttttttatcttctctcAATTCTTAACGATAGCATACCAAAAGAACACTGTTTCAGTTTACCCACTTCtgacgaaaaaaaaaaaaaagttggttGAAAAATCTCcaacatttttgtttttgttcaatATATACTACTATGAATTCTGTGGTGCAAAGGAAAATTGGCAAAATTGTATCCATTCCAATATATATGGAGCTGTACAGGACACAGAACCCAATCTGTACAACTAGGCATATACAACTTGAAGCCATATATGCCTGGAATCGTATGTAATGGACCAATGAATACTTAAATCAAAGTGTACATCAAATAGGCgtgaaaagtgtagccaaacCTTGATCCACTGTTATCTCAAGTTTATCATAAGCCATCAAACCTTTTTGATCACACTTGTAAGTCCCTTTACCCCTAGCCAAAACCTCACCATCTGAATCTATTATACCCTCCTTCTCTGGCTTCTTGGTTCGTGGACCAGGCTCCAACACAAAAGCCTTCACCTGCAAATTGTTGCAGGATAGTATATTAAAAAATTGCAGAGTTCAATGTGACTATATATATTACCGAAAAAATGGTAAATTGAAACATATTGGTGGTAAAACCTTTAAGTATGTGACATATGGAGATTTTACATGGCCTCCCTTATTCAATTCTGTCATCATTGCCAACAAAGGTAACCTTGGGCAATCCTTGACTATGATCAAGTCTAGATAACCATCAGAGAACTGCATTCGCCAAAAGACTTGTCAGCAATGATTTTGCAACTACGGGAAAGTGTAAAACAAAATACCTAGTTGCTTAAAACACACAAAACTGACCTTTGCCTCGGGTGCTGCCATTGTATCTTCAGCTCCCCATGGTACATTGTGAAGCCAGACAGAAACAAAGGGCCCATTTATAGCTCTCCAATTTAGATGTTCCAAGTTTATATCGGATCCCTGATAACCAAGCTTTTGTAATTGTGTGTTTTCTGCTTCACTTAGATCTCTGTTGCTGCCTTCACTGGTGGATTGGCCAGGGTAACTACTTGGCTCTCCGTGCTCTTCAAATCCAGGTGCAGGCACAAAAGAAACACGTCCGGTGTAGTGCCTCAAATTGAGAAATCGACAGATAGCCTAAAGCGAACCATAATGACCAACTTAGTCTTTTTAATTGCTTATGTCAAATTAATTGCAGTACAACTAGTACACCAATGCAATTCAAAACAACAAGATGCAAATTCAGAAACGCATAGTTATGTCAAATTTTATGCTTGGGTTGTCCGCTTTAGATTGCAAAAACAAATTGACGTCAGAACCACCCTTCAAAATACAACTGAACTAGAAGAGGaatttaaatataagaaaaCTTTGCTAAAGGAAGGTAAGTTTCCTAATATCAAAGTCATGATGTAATTCCTTTTCCCTTTATATTTTGGATGATTATGGTTACCATAGAAAAGATGTAAGTGGACAGTAACAGCAGAAGACTGAAAAGaaacaataacaaaattaaagagggcttttatcaaaataaataaataaataaataaaaacagcggaagaaataaaagaatatatcaATAAACTGGATTAGCAATTTAGCATTAATGTGTGTTGCAACTAGTTATATCTGATTCTATTGTTACAAAGCAAAAGCGTTTTTTCTCTGAAGAAGGTAGTTTAAGGCATTCTAAAAGTCATAAACAACTTTAGATTATAACCCAAAACTAAAGTGGATGAGTTACAATTGATATTACATGCAAGCATTTCAATAAGAGAAGAGCTTCCTAAATGGACATATCATCAcattaattatcatatatggCTTACTAACATAAAAATCTAGGCGAGCACTTCCCATCCACCTATACTTTTCAGACTCAATATCAATATCTGCAATCAGACCTGAAATATAACGATGTCTTTAATTAATATAACCATAATAGAGAATATTTTAGAGTGAACATCATGGCCCAAACTATATTCAGAAATGACAGAGAAAAgttaacaaagaaaatcataacaacaAACTATTTGGCTGGATGTTTCAGCAATTCTGCTACCACTTCATAAGCATATTCAATAAATGGTGAGAGTAATTACCCCATGCAAGCATCAGCACACTGAAAAATCTGGTTTCCCCTTGTCTGATGGTAGCCACATCAAGTGATCGTTTATGGCCTGTCATTATTAAGATATTCTTATCATAATAGCaaggaataaaaatatattggcCAAGTTTTGACATGTTGAAACGACTTAAATAGATTGGAACCTCGTATGATGGCAAGAACCGCATTAGCTACTTTACAAGGATAACCAACAGAATCGAGAAGAGATTTTGCCATGCCATTTCCAGTCCCTTCAAAAAGCATGGCACAACTTATTAGCTTTGCGTAACTAACTTTGTATGATTGATGATGCactcaaatattaaaattaaaaaaagagagagagagcgagAGAGAAAGCAGGACTGCAGGagggaaaaaaaaatacaaacaacaacaacaataaaaccTTATCCCACTAGGTGGGGTCGGTTACATGAATTAAACGACGCCATTAAACTCTATCATGTATCGTTTACATGTAGATTTTTTTAACAGCATTTAGCAAATCCTAGCCCCCTATCACACCATTCTCACTAACAATCAGTCCAAAGTAGATTTATGTCTGACTCCCACCCATGCCCAAATACAAGCAAAGTAATAAATTCTACTTAGCCCACCTGCAGGAACTACTCCAATGGGTATCTTTATTGCAGTTTGCCAGTCCTCTCTTTCCAGCAGTCCATTTACAACCTACTAAAATGTACTGTCTATGTAAGATTAGGAAATTAATATAGGACAGACAATATGTCATAAATGAACTAGTGAGTCGCTGCACTAATATATAATGCACAGGTTAAAATGCAAATTTAGAAGCTAAGCCACATAGGTTTCAGTTTTTCATGATTTCCACTCAAAGACCAGTAGGCATTCCTAACTCAACGGGTAGCCGGCCAAAAGCCTCTGCTCCCAAAATTCTGAGACTATTCAATTTCACATCAATAGTGCTAAGTTCAAAACTTCACTAAATACTTTTCAATTAATCCATGAGCATGATCCACGATAACAGTACAACATTAGCAAACATATTGGATGAATACATCAGTAAGGTAGTGTTTGTTTTCaggtactgagacagagactgagagactgagatTCAGTATCGTGTTTGTTagttcagagactggtactaaaatttctgtctctgtctctaaaatttcagtatttcagtacctccaaaaagtagggacacaggggactgaaatttttagagatgaaaactgaaactttaataacattttatacctaaaatactttcatttcaattaattaattccaatttcaccctttgtgcaaattaaattagagtttcattcttgtttcaattcctgtctctcattttacaccaaacagaatactaaaatttatttcaatcccTGTCTCTTAGTTTCTGTCTCTCAGTATCAGTCTTTCCGTCTCTGTCTCTctaccaaacgctacctaaagGTGTTGTCCTGTCAATTCTTACACATAAAGTACATGTATATATGCATGAAGCAGAGAAAATAAATGATTTCTTAGCAGCGTAACAAACCATTTTGCATTATAAACATCAAGGGAGAAACAGAGTTATCATTGTTACATACACAGAGTTGTGAAGGTTTGCAGAATTAGAGGATGATGAGAACCAATATAGCAGAGAGAAGGAAAGTTAGAGAATGAGAGAAGGGAAGAATGAGTATTGAATCTGAAAATGCATCATGAATCAGACTGAAACAGAAATTCAGTTATAACCTAACTTCATATAACATCTTGGTCCTTCAAAAGAGTAATACACATCTACAGAGTACTAATGGCAATGAAACTAACCTCAACGAGAATTCCATCTCCACTAACACAGACAATCCCATCGTACTGGGAAAGATCGAGCGAACGAGCAAGTTCCTTTGCATGGAGCTGATGTTGAGTCTCTGAGGAAATACAAGATGATCAAAACTACATgaacaaaataaagagaaagaaaaataaaaaaagtaaaacatgGTTGAAGAAAAGAGAGGACCTTGGACAGTAAGTTCGATCTGAGCGTCTGAAAGAAGAGGTGACACCTTCTTCCAAAATACCTTCTTAGCAGATTTCTTCCCGCCAAAAGGGTTAACCAAAACAAATAGCCTCTTCGGTCGACCTGCATgaacataaatacataatcaTATACATTAATACATATATTCTGATATTCATGCTAATATTGTATGATTAAGCTTAATAAATAAGAGAATTAGGATAAGGTATTAGCTTTTTACCGAGAGATTCAATGTATTCCCGAAGCTTCTGGCACCAGAGGACGTGCGATTCGTTGGAGGATGGCTGGAAAACGACGTCGCGTCTGACGAAGCTGCCAGCGGAAGTTGTGCTGCAGCAGCCGGCACGGACCTCCTGGATGGTTCTGAGCGTGATGTTAGGGCCATTGGCGACGAATGAGAGGACATCCTTCTCGAGGTGAAGGCTTCGTTGGAGCCCCTCCGACCACCACAGCCTACCGTCGGGGAGAAGAGCGAGCGGCGTGACGACTCCTTTGACGGTTACGCGGTCCGAAACTATGGGGTGGAGGTGCGGCTGGTGATCGGATTGGTCCATCTCGGAAATGGAGATTTCGAGAGAGGAAAGAGATGGATTCGATGGCTCACAAAACACAAGGACCGATTGTCATTTTGTGCCCTCTTTCTTGACACATCTGCCACCTCAGCATTCCGAACCCCCTCTTTTCACGGAAGCCACCTCACCATTCAGCACTCATTCTTTGACGTTGACCCATCCCTTTGGGCTTTTTGTCTTTCTAGAAGTTGGGCCGAGGCCCAAGGATGGATGTTCTTGAAAGTCAACAGAAATCAACAAAATGTTTTTAttagaaaaggaagaaagaagaagcgaGAGTGTGAACGTGAGGCCCACGTGGCAAAGATTCTTAATCCAACGGCTAACAGCTCAAGATCTACTTAAGCCGCAAGATCGAAGCCCCCACCGACAGCTAACTAGTAACTACCGCTCCCAGATTCGCAAACCGTTAAAGCATCAGTCACACCGTTACtcaaaaagaaactaaaaaaggATACAAggtcttttcattttcttttcttttctttttttgtttctcttatCCTCTCTCTGTTTGGTTCGTGCGACAAAGTGAAAAGTGACggattgagaaaaaaaaacacactaACGAAGTGGGAGAGAAAATTCGCAGACTCCTTCGGCGAAATTTCAGAGATTCTGAACTCTTTTCCTTTTGTGTAGATTTTCATCTTTGTTCAAGCTTTCTACTTTTCTATCCACTACACGCGAACCCTCTCTCCCCTTTTAAAACCGATTCCGCCACAAAATTTTGCTAGCAAACACTGCATGTTTGTTTGGCTGTGAGAAAACGAAGGAAAAGGTGCGAACTTTTGTTTCTGAGCTGAAGAGAGTGCAATTCGATTTACTGTTTAACTGTGAGCTAGCAAGCAGACAAGGGAGATTCAGCTGAGAAGGTAACAATGCAAACGACGTACTTGGAGAGATCAAGGGAGAAGCGAAGTTTGGATTCAACCTCCGCTGATGAAGATGAACCTCAAAAGAAGAGGCCTGCGTTGGCCAGGTCATTTTTTCACGtccctcattttttttcttgcggaaaaacaaaataaaagaaagagattTTATGCTCGAACCTATTAAGCATTTTAGCTGAAAAAAGAAGGATACTAAATGATAAATGGAAATGACAAATTATGTGATGTCACTTTATCTGATTCTAGATGCTATTCGTTTATTAA harbors:
- the LOC107468660 gene encoding sphingosine kinase 1; this encodes MDQSDHQPHLHPIVSDRVTVKGVVTPLALLPDGRLWWSEGLQRSLHLEKDVLSFVANGPNITLRTIQEVRAGCCSTTSAGSFVRRDVVFQPSSNESHVLWCQKLREYIESLGRPKRLFVLVNPFGGKKSAKKVFWKKVSPLLSDAQIELTVQETQHQLHAKELARSLDLSQYDGIVCVSGDGILVEVVNGLLEREDWQTAIKIPIGVVPAGTGNGMAKSLLDSVGYPCKVANAVLAIIRGHKRSLDVATIRQGETRFFSVLMLAWGLIADIDIESEKYRWMGSARLDFYAICRFLNLRHYTGRVSFVPAPGFEEHGEPSSYPGQSTSEGSNRDLSEAENTQLQKLGYQGSDINLEHLNWRAINGPFVSVWLHNVPWGAEDTMAAPEAKFSDGYLDLIIVKDCPRLPLLAMMTELNKGGHVKSPYVTYLKVKAFVLEPGPRTKKPEKEGIIDSDGEVLARGKGTYKCDQKGLMAYDKLEITVDQGLATLFTPI